Genomic DNA from bacterium:
AACTATTGTTAAAATTCAGTCCCTCACCCTAACGTCCCCCGTAAAACTCGGACTCTTTTTGCAAAGAGAAAGAGGGGGGACGGTTTTAAAACCAATTATAACAACAAAAAACTCTTAAAAAAGTTCATTAATTTTTTCCGGTGGACGGGCGAGGATTGCTTTATTACCTTTTGCAACAATCGGTCTTTGAACAAGATCAGGATATTTTATCATCAGATCCAGAACCTGTTCTTCTGTATAATTCTTTTCAGCAAAATTTAACTCCTTATAATTCTTTTCCTTCTTCCTCAAAATATCAGATGGATTCATATTCATCTTTTTTAATAATAACAGAAGTTTGGATTTTGAGAAAGGATCTACATAATAATTCACCTTTTCGAAATCGACACCATTATCGATTAATATTTTGGCTACTTTTCTGCAGGTTGTGCACGATGGTTTTTCATAAACTGTAATTTTAGGCATATTCAATTCCTGGTTAAAGGTTAAACTTTTCTTTTTAAGACAAATAAATTTTTTCTTTCAAATAATTCGTCTGCCAGTTTAATATACGCTTTTGATGCACGATCATCAGGAGCAAAAACAAGCAAAGGAATATTTGAATCGAATGCCTTTGGAACCGCGGTACTTTTTGGTATGGATGTATTTAAAATTAGTTTGGGATAATCTCTGAATAATTCCTTCTTCAGATTAAACGAATCACCATTGTTATATTCATAGTTGGTTAGGAATATTCCGGCAATTTTCAGTTCGGGATTATAATTATCCCGTACATCGTTTATCTGTGTTAAAATTTTTCTAACTGCAGCGGAGGAAAATTTTCCGGGTGCAGCAGGAATTAATACACTGTCAGCAGCAATTAGAGCGGCATTAATACTACCTGTTAAGTGTGGTGGGCAATCTATAACGACATGATCATGGTGCGCTGAAATGTTGTGTAAAATGCTTTTTAGAATTAGTTCATTGGGTGAGATTTCTCCAATTCGGAGTTCATCAAGATATGGTAATTTTTTAATGTATAAAAATTCCAGTCTTGAGATATTTGTCTTAAGAACAGAACGCTTTAAAGGAATTTTATTCTGAAAATCCCTGAATATGTCATTCGTTATTTCACGTTTATTTAGTCCAAGACCTTTTGCACAATAACCAGCAGAATCCAGATCTACTAGTAAAGTTTTTCTGCCTGAATTTGCAAAAGCAACAGCGAGATTAATTGAAGTAGTTGTTTTACCAACTCTTCCCCGTCTGTTTGCTATCGCTAATATTTTGCCCATTAGTCCATCGCCGTAAAAATCATTAATAATTGTAAGGAAACAATCTTATTAACAAAGCAAAAATATGCCATTCTATTTAGTATTCATCATAATAATTAAAGTATATAATCAGAATTTCAGACATTTTCTTTCTAATAAAAATCAATTTTTATATATTTCAACCCGATTTATATCGGGAACATTACTTTATATGAAAATCTACAATAATCTCTTAAATACCATTCGCTCAAAAGGAGCCGCATACTTAGTACTCTTAGATCCCGATAAATTAACTAAGACAAAAATTCCACCTTTTATCCGACATTGCGAAAAATCCGGTGTCGATGGTTTTTTAATTGGCGGAAGTTTGATGATCAGTGGTGATCTGGATTCATTCATCGAAAACGTAAGAGTAGAAACCTCGCTTCCATTAATCATTTTTCCCGGAAGCGTAAACCAAGTTTCACCGGCTGCAGATGCAATATTATTTCTATCAGTTATAAGCGGTCGAAATCCAGAGCATCTGATTGGTAAACATGTCACCGCTTCGCCGTTGATAAAGAGAGCTAATATTGAGCCAATTTCCACCGGATATATTTTAATTGAATCAGGAACTACAACGACAGCCGTGTATATGAGCGGAAGCCTTCCTGTTCCCAGGAATAAACCGGAGATCGCCGCTGCAACTGCACTTGCAGGTGAATATCTTGGAATGAAATTTATTTATCTTGAAGCAGGTTCCGGAGCGCAGGAATCAGTTCCAGATGAAATGGTAAAAGCAGTTTCAGAGGAATGTAGTATTCCGGTAATTGTTGGCGGAGGAATCAGGACACCACAAACAGCAAGAAGAAAAGTTGAAAGTGGTGCAAGTATTATTGTTACGGGGAACTTCTTTGAAGATGAGAACAACTGGGATTTAATTAAAGACTTTGCTAATGCAATTCACACTAAGTTACCCGTTGAAGTTTAGTGTGATTACAAATTCTCCATTCAACCAATTTTAAATCATAATATTATTTGATATGGATGTAAATAAATTTATTGTTGATTCATTAATTGAAAGTTCCGAAACGAAACTCAAGATAAAGGATCAACTTCAACCAGATATATTTAAAGTAATTGAGTTATTGGTTCACTGCTATAAGCAAGGAAACAAATTATTGCTGTGCGGTAACGGAGGAAGCGCTGCCGACTGCCAGCATATTGCAACCGAGTTGATGATCAGACTTAATCATCACATTCAGAGACCGGCTCTTCCAGCTATCGCACTTACCACTGATTCCTCAAACCTTACTGCCGGTGGAAATGATATCGGGTTTGAAAATGTTTTCGCAAGAAATGTTGAAGGATTAGGAAATAAAGGTGATGTTCTTCTGGCAATATCAACCAGCGGAAATTCACCAAATGTTATTAAAGCTGTCGAAGCAGCCCATAAAAAGGGAATGAAAGTAATCGGATTTCTTGGTGGAAATGGTGGAAAGCTCAAAGATATAGTTGATCTTCCGATCGTAATTCCTTCTTCAAATGTCCAGCGAATTCAGGAAGGTCATATTACAATTGCACATATAATTTGTGAGCTTGTTGAAGAGAAGCTTTACGGCAAAGCTTAAATCACAAATTACAAACAAGCACTAATTACGAATATCCAAATTCCAATTTGGTTTGGATATTGAGTCTTGGAATTTGAAAATTATTTGTGTTTTGTCATTTGTGGGTTGGAATTTATTTCAATTTGAAATCGAAATTCTTCCACCAATCCAATAGATCTTATCATCAAGTTTTATTTTATGCCTGTCACAGAATCCCGCATTTACTTCAAGAACATAAATTGCCGGTTCCGATGAGGGATAACTTTGCTGTGAAAGAGGAGTAGTGTTTTTATGAATTGTAACAATTTCTTTATTGCTATTAATGAAGAGTATATCCAGCGAAAATAGTGTGTTCAGCATCCAGAAGGATTGAAATCTTTCTTCGGGAAAAATGAATAACATGCCTTGCATCTCTTCCATGCTTTTCCTGTTCATTAAACCAAGCTGTCTTTCATAGTCATTGTCGGCAATTTCAATATCAATTTTAATGATTTGATTTCCAACTGAATCAGTAAAAGTAAGTTCACCTTCTTTTTTAAATGAATAAAATTTCATTTCAGATGTTTCCTCGCTGCAGTTGTTCAGTAAGAATATGAAGATAACTGCCAGTGCTATGACTGCTATTCCGATTTTCATTATGAGCGGTTTATAATTTTTTCTTGATGGTGCAGATTCTTCCTGCTTTTATTTCGATTCTTTTTACCCACAGTATAAATTCCGATATTTGCAGGGATTAATATAGTTATTCAAATCGTATTTATATGAGCATAGAAAAATCAACTATCCTTGAAAGAGAAGAAATAATTCTTTCTGATTCGCAAAATAAAATGATCGCTAGCGGATGGGGACAGGAAGTGCTCAATAACACTGTAACTGAAAAGATTTTTTATTCATCTGATGGATTGAAGGTTAGAGGATACATTTCTTATCCGAAAGACTATTCAAAAAAATATCCGTGCATAATTTGGAACAGGGGAGGAATAGGAAACAAAGGTGCAATTGATTCCTTTACAGCGAGAGGAATTTTCGGACAGCTTGCAAGCTGGGGATATATTGTATTTGCAACTCAATATCGTGGAAATGATGGGGGTGAAGGTCACGACGAGTTCGGTGGTGATGACGTGAATGATGTATTGAACTTAATTTCTCTGGCTGATGAAATTGAAAATGCAGACATAACAAAATGGGGAATAGAGGGCTGGAGCCGTGGTGGAATGATGACATATCTTGCTTTAACAAAAACGGATAAGTTTAAGTGTGCAATTGTCAGCGGTGGGATTGCAAATCTTCGCTGTAATTCAGATGAAAGCACTTTTATGAGAAGATTGTATGAAGCTACAATGGGCAAATACAAAGAGAAAGAATTTTATGAGAAGTGTGAAAGCCGTTCGATTGTAAAATTCCCGGAGAAGCTGTCCAAGAACACACCGATATTGATTATTCACGGAACTGATGACGAAAGAGTATTGCCGCACGATTCAATTGATCTTTCCTACAAACTACTTGAACTAAAAATTCCATTCAGGCTTGTTATACTTGAAGGCGGAGATCACTTTTTGAAAAAGCACAGAAAAGAAGTTGATGAGATGAGAAGGAAGTGGTTTGAGAAATATTTAAAATAAAAAAGCGACCGGATGGTCGCTCTTATAAATAGTTTTACTTTTCTTTACAAAATAAACTTACTCAGATCCCTGTCTTTTACAATCTTATCGAGCTTTTCTTTTACAAATTTTGCTGTGATGTTAATTGTTTCTGTTGGGATTTTGTCCGGCACATCAAATAATATTTCATCAAGTAGGGTTGTTAAAATCGTGTGCAATCTTCTTGCACCAATATTTTCTACTGCTTCGTTTACCTCAGTAGCAATGCGCGCAATTTCTCTTATTCCGTCATCGGTAAAGTGTAATTTAACTCCCTCGGTCTCCAACAAAGCAGAATACTGTTTGAACAACGCGTTCTGCGGGGTTGTTAATATCTGGACAAAATCTTCTTCAGTTAAACTTCTCAGCTCAACACGAATTGGAAATCTTCCCTGCAATTCAGGAATTAAATCAGATGGCTTCGCGACGTGAAATGCACCTGAAGCAATAAATAAAACGTGATCAGTCCTTACTATTCCGTATTTTGTATTTACGTTTGTGCCTTCAACAATCGGAAGTAAATCTCTCTGCACACCTTCGCGGGAAACATCCGGACCGTGACCTTTACCGCCGCTGCTTGCAACTTTGTCAATTTCATCAATAAAAATTATTCCTGATTCTTCAACTCGTTTAATTGCTTCACGCTGAACAGCTTCCATATCAATTAATTTCTGAGCTTCTTCCTGTGCAAGTATTTGTCGTGCTTCAGCAATTGTAGTTTTTCTTTTCTTCTTTTTCTTCGGCATCAGGTTGCCAACAATTTCCTGAATATTAATTCCCATATCATCCATTCCAAACGGACCCATTACCTGCATACCAATTGCCGGCGGTGCCTGCGAATCGAACTCAATCAGCTTATCATCCATTTCACCGTTTTTCAATTTTACTTTCATCCACTCGCGTGTTTTCTTGTTTTGATATTCTTCCGAATTGATTTCATCTGTGTTTAGCTCAACATCTGTCTGTGCCTGAACCTGAACCGGCTGTGCAGGTTGATGAGGTTTTCGTACTGGTGGAATTAGTATATCAAGAATTCTTTCTTCAGCAAGATGTTCAGCTTTGGATTGGACTTCTTTCGTTTTTTCAGCTTTGACCATATTAACGGCAAAGTCTGTCAGATCGCGAACCATTGATTCAACATCTCTACCAACGTATCCAACCTCTGTAAATTTTGATGCTTCAACTTTTACAAAAGGAGCTGCGGCGAGTTTTGCGAGTCTTCTGGAAATTTCTGTCTTACCAACACCGGTCGGTCCAATAAGAATAATATTATTTGGAAGAATTTCTTCACGAAGAACATCTTCAATCTGCTGTCTTCGCCATCGGTTGCGAAGTGCAATTGCTACTGCTCGTTTTGCTTCAGTCTGCCCGATAATATATTTATCAAGCTCTTCTACAATTTTGCTCGGTGTTAATTCCTGCATTGATCTATCATTCATATTACTTCTTCTCCCTACTCAACTACTTCTACATTAATTTTGTCGTTTGTGTAAATGCAAATATCTGCTGCTGTTCTTAATGATTCTTCTGCTATTTCTTTTGCAGATAGCTTACTGTACTTTTTTAACATTCTCGCTGCTGATAATGCATACATTCCGCCAGAACCAATTGCAACGATTTTATCATCCGGTTCAATTACATCGCCGTTACCCGAAATAATCAGCGCCGTGTCTTTTGAAACTACTGCAAGCATCGCTTCGAGCCTGCGAAGAATTTTATCTGTCCGCCATTCTTTTGCGAGTTCGACCGCTGCACGGTTAACATTACCACGATACTGCTGTAATTTATCTTCAAATCTTTCCATTAAAGAAAATGCATCTGCTGCACCACCTGCAAATCCGCAAATAACTTTCCCGTCAGAAAGTTTTCTGATTTTCAGTGCGTTGTGTTTCATTATTGTGTTGCCGATTGAAACCTGTCCGTCTCCGCCGAGAGCGGCTGTTCCGTTATGTACAATACCAAGTATTGTTGTTGATCTGATTTTATTACTCATATAATTTCCTGTTCAATTTTCAGTTGCGAAATTTTGGTTATAAGGTTTAAATAATTTTACCGGAAATATTCTCGGTACTTCCTTCTGGTACTTTACATAAACCTCACCAAACTGCCTTACTAATTTCTTCTCTTCATAGTAAGAACCAATGTAAAAATAAACGACTATACAGATGAAGAATGTGAGATAAAACAAATCCATTGTTGGTCTGAACAGTAAAAATGTTATTGAAAAGAAATAAATCGGGTGTCTTGAATATTTATATGGTCCTTCTATGCGAAGAGTAAATTCTTCATCAAGTTCAGTTGTGTATCTTTTCTCCAAAAATCTTTTAATCTGATCAAAACCTAAAAATTCCTTGAAGCAAATATACTTAAACACCCAGATTGCACCTGCTAGTGAAAGATGTTGAGGGATCAGAATAATTATATCGTAAGGATTTGGTAAATCATAAATGATGATGTGAGGCTTTGGTGAGAATTCGTAAATCAAATAAAGTGAGAGTAATCCGAACAGATTATACAGTAGTCTGTAAAAAGCAATCAAATCGCCAAAGATTTTTCTAAATTGAATTTTTACTTTTTCAGATGCTAAAAGAGAATGTGTATATCCGAAAATCCCAAACAGAAGTATGATGATTAATACATCAACGACGAGATCCATCAAAGTTCTTTTCTGAGCCTTGCAACCGGAAGTCTTAATTGTTCTCTGTACTTTGCTACAGTCCTTCTTGCGATATGAATACCTTCTTCATTAAGCAGTTCAGCAAGCTTGTCATCACTGAAAGGTTTTCGTTTATCTTCTTTGTCGATTATTTCTTTTAATCTTTCCTTGATGTGCTTGTTCGAAACTTCGTCTCCATTATCAGTTGCAAGACCTTCACTGAAGAAATACTTCAGTTCGTGAATACCTTGAGGACTTTGTACGTACTTACCATTAACAACACGACTGATAGTTGAGATGTCCATATTTATTTCCTGGGCGATGTCCTTGTAAATCATCGGGCGGAGAGCTTTTGGACCTTTTTCAAAAAATTCATACTGTCTTTGGAATATTGCCTGCATAATTTTCATTAAAGTATCTCTCCTCTGCTGGATACAGGCGATGAACCATTTTGCCGATTCAAATTTTTCCCGCAGGAATTTATATGTCTCTTTTTCTCTGTTTGATTTTTTTCCTCTTCTTCGGTTGCTTTCAAACATTTCAAGATATTGTTTACTAATTGTAACTGATGGCATACTTCTGTCATTCAAAGTGATCACATAATCGTTCTCAACTTTTTCTATAATGAAGTCAGGAGAAATCTGATTCATTTCCGCCGAGTCAATATTTCCTTCACCGGGTTTTGGATTAAGGCTCTGGATTAAATTAACTGTTTCCTTCAGCGTTTCATCAGTAAGATCCATTTTTTGACGAAGCACATCAAATCTTCTCTTCGTAAAATCATCATAAAACTCCATCAACATTTTTTCAGCGATGTACCTGTAATAAGGATCGAAATTTTTTCCGTTACGAATCTGAACAAGCAAACACTCCTGCAAATCCCTGCACGCTATTCCCAATGGATCAAAAAGCTGAATACGTTTAAGGAGGTTTTCTGCTTCTTCGGGATCAATTTTAATATGATCAAAAAGCTCAAGCTCGTTCAGAATTTCACCAAGACCTCTTTTCAAATATCCACCATCATCAAGATTGCCAATTATTTCCTCACCAAGTCGATTTAAATTCTCGTCAAGGTTTAACATGTTCAATTGTTCTATCAGATGTTCAGAAAGAGTCTCTCTGACAGGTGCAAGTGGATGGAATTGTTCTTCATCCGATCCTCTGTAAATTCTTTCGTGATCGTAATCATCATCATTCATAAAATCTTCAAGACCAAACTCTTCATTGTCTGGATCTTTTATTTCATCGGCTGCAGTTTCTTCTTCTTTATCTTTTTCCTTATCATCTGTTTCCTGTGACAATTCCAATTCTTCTTCAAGAATTGGATTGAGCTCGAGTTCAGTTTTTATTCTTTGCTCTAGTGCGAGAGTATTTAGTTGAAGCAGTTTCTGATACTGAATCTGCTGCGGTGATAATTTTTGCTGTTGTGATAGACGTTGACTGAGTGTTAGCATTTTATTTCCTGATTAACTCCTTAAATTGTGAATACCATTCTTTGCCATATTTTCTGTTAAGAGAATCTTCACAGAATTCTGCAACTGTAGTGTTTTCTTTTTTCCCAAGCTCTAATGCTGGTTGACATTCATCGAGATGCTCAAATCTTAATACGTCTCCCCCGAAATCTGAAATTCTGATAGGGAAGAGATGACAGGAAATCGGCTTCCTGAAATCGATCTTACCATCAAAGTAGGCTTTCTCGATTGAGCATTTAGCTATTCCATTTTCATAAAAGACAAAAACACATGCACGGTTATCAATGCTTCTAAGCAGTGGTTCGCCGCTTCTATCTTCAAAAAATCCATGTTCCTCAATTTCGTCTTTATGTGATTTCGGAATGTACTTTTTGACAATTGTTAGTATCTGATTTATGGTCGAAACCTCATCCCAGGTAACGGGGGCACCATACCTACTTTCGAATGTACAGCATGCACCCTTGCATTTTAATAAATCGCATTTGAAGTGCGTTTCTGCAATTTCCTGCCTGACCAATACATTTCCAACCGGTAAAATTTGCTTATCCATTAATGTGGAATAATTTTTGTGAAAAGATAACCAATTGATTCTTTTTTACAAAGTTTTAATACTCTTTCCAAATTATTAAATTCCTCTCCGAATTTCGATAAAATGCCCCTGCACTGATGGATTTCAAAAATAAAAACGTACTGATCACCGGAGCCTCATCCGGAATAGGCTATTCACTTGCAAAATTACTGCCAAAGGAAAAATGCTCATTAGCTTTGCTTTCGAGACGCATCGATAAGCTCCAGGATTTAGTAGATGAAATGGAAAATTATGGAGGAATTGCCAAAGCTTACAGATGCGACGTTGCAAAAACTGAAGATGTTAAAAATGTTTTCGAAAATGTAAAAAAAGATTTTGGAAAAATTGATATTGTGATTCTTAATTCCGGAATTTCATCAAGAGCTGACATTAATAATTACTCATCCAAAACAGCGAAGGAAATTATTGATGTGAATACTCTTGGAATAGTAAATTGCGTTGAACAGCTGCTTCCGAATTTTATGAATAGAAAAGAGGGGATGATAGTTGGAGTTACAAGTCTTGCTGAATCGAGAGGTTTTCCGAGGAGTGGATTTTACAATGCGAGCAAAGCTGCTGCATCATTGCTTCTTGAGAGCTTGCGGGTCGAATTAAAACCATTTAATGTAAAAGTACTCACAGTAAAACCCGGTTTTGTTAGAACACCGATGACTGACAAGAACGAATTTCATATGCCTTTTTTGATGGATGTAGAAAAAGCCGCAAAAATAATTTTGAATGGAATAAAGAAAGAGAAAAAGATAATTCAATTTCCTTTGCCAATTGTAATTGGTTCAAAGATTTTAAAATATATGCCTGACTGGCTATTTGATTTTCTGATGAGCAGGCCATTACCAGCCAGGAAGAATTAATCGTTACCTGAAATGTTTTATAGAATAGCTCCAATATTTTTACTTATATCTGTTTTAATATTTCCTCAATCGGACTCCACGCTGATGCTCAGTGAAGTTATGTTCTTTCCTCAGACCGGGCCGAATGAATTTATCGAGCTGTATAATTCCAGCGAAACAATCAGCATTGATCTCAATTCTTATAAAATTAAATACTACACATCGAATGCGGATATAATTATCGACGCCGGAAAAGGAACAATTCTTCCTCCAAAATCTTTTGCGATTATTCTTGAGGG
This window encodes:
- a CDS encoding Spx/MgsR family RNA polymerase-binding regulatory protein, whose protein sequence is MPKITVYEKPSCTTCRKVAKILIDNGVDFEKVNYYVDPFSKSKLLLLLKKMNMNPSDILRKKEKNYKELNFAEKNYTEEQVLDLMIKYPDLVQRPIVAKGNKAILARPPEKINELF
- a CDS encoding ParA family protein: MGKILAIANRRGRVGKTTTSINLAVAFANSGRKTLLVDLDSAGYCAKGLGLNKREITNDIFRDFQNKIPLKRSVLKTNISRLEFLYIKKLPYLDELRIGEISPNELILKSILHNISAHHDHVVIDCPPHLTGSINAALIAADSVLIPAAPGKFSSAAVRKILTQINDVRDNYNPELKIAGIFLTNYEYNNGDSFNLKKELFRDYPKLILNTSIPKSTAVPKAFDSNIPLLVFAPDDRASKAYIKLADELFERKNLFVLKRKV
- a CDS encoding geranylgeranylglyceryl/heptaprenylglyceryl phosphate synthase, yielding MKIYNNLLNTIRSKGAAYLVLLDPDKLTKTKIPPFIRHCEKSGVDGFLIGGSLMISGDLDSFIENVRVETSLPLIIFPGSVNQVSPAADAILFLSVISGRNPEHLIGKHVTASPLIKRANIEPISTGYILIESGTTTTAVYMSGSLPVPRNKPEIAAATALAGEYLGMKFIYLEAGSGAQESVPDEMVKAVSEECSIPVIVGGGIRTPQTARRKVESGASIIVTGNFFEDENNWDLIKDFANAIHTKLPVEV
- a CDS encoding D-sedoheptulose 7-phosphate isomerase; translated protein: MDVNKFIVDSLIESSETKLKIKDQLQPDIFKVIELLVHCYKQGNKLLLCGNGGSAADCQHIATELMIRLNHHIQRPALPAIALTTDSSNLTAGGNDIGFENVFARNVEGLGNKGDVLLAISTSGNSPNVIKAVEAAHKKGMKVIGFLGGNGGKLKDIVDLPIVIPSSNVQRIQEGHITIAHIICELVEEKLYGKA
- a CDS encoding DUF192 domain-containing protein, with amino-acid sequence MKIGIAVIALAVIFIFLLNNCSEETSEMKFYSFKKEGELTFTDSVGNQIIKIDIEIADNDYERQLGLMNRKSMEEMQGMLFIFPEERFQSFWMLNTLFSLDILFINSNKEIVTIHKNTTPLSQQSYPSSEPAIYVLEVNAGFCDRHKIKLDDKIYWIGGRISISN
- a CDS encoding S9 family peptidase → MSIEKSTILEREEIILSDSQNKMIASGWGQEVLNNTVTEKIFYSSDGLKVRGYISYPKDYSKKYPCIIWNRGGIGNKGAIDSFTARGIFGQLASWGYIVFATQYRGNDGGEGHDEFGGDDVNDVLNLISLADEIENADITKWGIEGWSRGGMMTYLALTKTDKFKCAIVSGGIANLRCNSDESTFMRRLYEATMGKYKEKEFYEKCESRSIVKFPEKLSKNTPILIIHGTDDERVLPHDSIDLSYKLLELKIPFRLVILEGGDHFLKKHRKEVDEMRRKWFEKYLK
- the hslU gene encoding ATP-dependent protease ATPase subunit HslU — its product is MNDRSMQELTPSKIVEELDKYIIGQTEAKRAVAIALRNRWRRQQIEDVLREEILPNNIILIGPTGVGKTEISRRLAKLAAAPFVKVEASKFTEVGYVGRDVESMVRDLTDFAVNMVKAEKTKEVQSKAEHLAEERILDILIPPVRKPHQPAQPVQVQAQTDVELNTDEINSEEYQNKKTREWMKVKLKNGEMDDKLIEFDSQAPPAIGMQVMGPFGMDDMGINIQEIVGNLMPKKKKKRKTTIAEARQILAQEEAQKLIDMEAVQREAIKRVEESGIIFIDEIDKVASSGGKGHGPDVSREGVQRDLLPIVEGTNVNTKYGIVRTDHVLFIASGAFHVAKPSDLIPELQGRFPIRVELRSLTEEDFVQILTTPQNALFKQYSALLETEGVKLHFTDDGIREIARIATEVNEAVENIGARRLHTILTTLLDEILFDVPDKIPTETINITAKFVKEKLDKIVKDRDLSKFIL
- the hslV gene encoding ATP-dependent protease subunit HslV → MSNKIRSTTILGIVHNGTAALGGDGQVSIGNTIMKHNALKIRKLSDGKVICGFAGGAADAFSLMERFEDKLQQYRGNVNRAAVELAKEWRTDKILRRLEAMLAVVSKDTALIISGNGDVIEPDDKIVAIGSGGMYALSAARMLKKYSKLSAKEIAEESLRTAADICIYTNDKINVEVVE
- a CDS encoding isoprenylcysteine carboxylmethyltransferase family protein, with translation MDLVVDVLIIILLFGIFGYTHSLLASEKVKIQFRKIFGDLIAFYRLLYNLFGLLSLYLIYEFSPKPHIIIYDLPNPYDIIILIPQHLSLAGAIWVFKYICFKEFLGFDQIKRFLEKRYTTELDEEFTLRIEGPYKYSRHPIYFFSITFLLFRPTMDLFYLTFFICIVVYFYIGSYYEEKKLVRQFGEVYVKYQKEVPRIFPVKLFKPYNQNFATEN
- the rpoN gene encoding RNA polymerase factor sigma-54, whose protein sequence is MLTLSQRLSQQQKLSPQQIQYQKLLQLNTLALEQRIKTELELNPILEEELELSQETDDKEKDKEEETAADEIKDPDNEEFGLEDFMNDDDYDHERIYRGSDEEQFHPLAPVRETLSEHLIEQLNMLNLDENLNRLGEEIIGNLDDGGYLKRGLGEILNELELFDHIKIDPEEAENLLKRIQLFDPLGIACRDLQECLLVQIRNGKNFDPYYRYIAEKMLMEFYDDFTKRRFDVLRQKMDLTDETLKETVNLIQSLNPKPGEGNIDSAEMNQISPDFIIEKVENDYVITLNDRSMPSVTISKQYLEMFESNRRRGKKSNREKETYKFLREKFESAKWFIACIQQRRDTLMKIMQAIFQRQYEFFEKGPKALRPMIYKDIAQEINMDISTISRVVNGKYVQSPQGIHELKYFFSEGLATDNGDEVSNKHIKERLKEIIDKEDKRKPFSDDKLAELLNEEGIHIARRTVAKYREQLRLPVARLRKEL
- a CDS encoding DUF3109 family protein codes for the protein MDKQILPVGNVLVRQEIAETHFKCDLLKCKGACCTFESRYGAPVTWDEVSTINQILTIVKKYIPKSHKDEIEEHGFFEDRSGEPLLRSIDNRACVFVFYENGIAKCSIEKAYFDGKIDFRKPISCHLFPIRISDFGGDVLRFEHLDECQPALELGKKENTTVAEFCEDSLNRKYGKEWYSQFKELIRK
- a CDS encoding SDR family NAD(P)-dependent oxidoreductase, which translates into the protein MDFKNKNVLITGASSGIGYSLAKLLPKEKCSLALLSRRIDKLQDLVDEMENYGGIAKAYRCDVAKTEDVKNVFENVKKDFGKIDIVILNSGISSRADINNYSSKTAKEIIDVNTLGIVNCVEQLLPNFMNRKEGMIVGVTSLAESRGFPRSGFYNASKAAASLLLESLRVELKPFNVKVLTVKPGFVRTPMTDKNEFHMPFLMDVEKAAKIILNGIKKEKKIIQFPLPIVIGSKILKYMPDWLFDFLMSRPLPARKN